Sequence from the Amycolatopsis sp. NBC_00345 genome:
CCGCATCGTGCTCGACTCGCTCGACGAGGTCGAGCAGCTCGGCGCGCTCGCGCACGGCGCGCAGCAGGTGATGATCCGCGTGACGCCCGGCGTCACCGGAGACACGCACGCCGCCATCACCACCGGCACCGAGGGCCAGAAGTTCGGCTTCTCGCTGCGCGAAGACGTCCAGGACAACGTGGACCGCGCCGTCGCCGCCGTGCTCGCGCAGCCCGGGCTGCGGCTGGTCGGCCTGCACTGCCACATCGGCTCGCAGGTCACGCGGGTGGACCGGTACGAGGAGGCCGCGCGGCGGATGGTCGAGGTGCTCGTGCGCATCCGCGACACCTACGGCGTCACCCTGCGCGAGCTGGACCTGGGCGGCGGGCACGCCGTGCCGTACCTCGACCGCGAGGCGGCGTTCGACCTCGAGGGCTACGCGCGGCGGCTCCGGGTCGCGCTGGGGTATGAGTGCTCGTCGCACGGATTTCCCTTGCCCCGCTTGACGATCGAGCCTGGCCGCGCGATCGTCGGGCCGTCCGGGATCACGGTGTACCGGGTGTGCGCGGTCAAGCGCGGCAGCCGCACGTTCGTCGCCGTCGACGGCGGCATGAGCGACAACGCGCGCCCCGCGCTGTACGGCGCGCGCTACACCGCCCGGCTCGTCGGACGGCACACGAAGGCGGCGCGGCAGCCGGTGACCGTCGTCGGACGGCACTGCGAGTCCGGCGACGTGCTGGCCTCCGACGTCTGCCTGCCCGGCGACATCCACGCGGGCGACCTGCTGGCCGTGCCGTGCACCGGCGCGTACCACCACTCGATGGCCTCGAACTACAACCTCGTGGGCCGCCCGCCGCTGGTCGGCGTCCGCGACGGCCTCGCGACGCTGCTGGTCCCGCGTGAGACCGAGGAAGACCTGCTCCGGCGCTGCTGAGCCTCGATGACGTCGCCGCCGCGCGGTACCGAACCGCGCGGCAGGCGGCGGCCGGCGAAGAACTCGCGGCACCAGTGGCGCACGGCGAACATGAGCGGGAACCCGATCACGATCGACACCACGCCGATCACCGCG
This genomic interval carries:
- the lysA gene encoding diaminopimelate decarboxylase, which encodes MTLSELLPSLGCEAADHLEPGLWPRSTSLGEGGELIFAGAPVSHLAARFGTPAYLLDEAQVRDTARAYRRALPEAEVAFASKALCTRAVLRWVAEEGLSLDTCSAGEIAVARSIGFPADRILLHGNAKTPEDLKAALEYGVRRIVLDSLDEVEQLGALAHGAQQVMIRVTPGVTGDTHAAITTGTEGQKFGFSLREDVQDNVDRAVAAVLAQPGLRLVGLHCHIGSQVTRVDRYEEAARRMVEVLVRIRDTYGVTLRELDLGGGHAVPYLDREAAFDLEGYARRLRVALGYECSSHGFPLPRLTIEPGRAIVGPSGITVYRVCAVKRGSRTFVAVDGGMSDNARPALYGARYTARLVGRHTKAARQPVTVVGRHCESGDVLASDVCLPGDIHAGDLLAVPCTGAYHHSMASNYNLVGRPPLVGVRDGLATLLVPRETEEDLLRRC